The following is a genomic window from Thioclava electrotropha.
GGCGATGCGGGCGCGCTCGGCTTCGGGAAGCGAGGTCGCAAGCGCCAGCCAGTCGGTGCGCGTGCCATGGCTCGTGGCCGAGGGCATCGGCGCGCGGTTGATCCGGATCACCACGTCATGCGCGTCGATCGCAGCTCCCGCCTGCCCCTCGGCCAAGGCGCGGGCATTGCCGACCAGCGCCACGGATTTGCCTGCCAGATCGCCCAGCAGCGCCTTTTGCGAGACGGAAAGCGCGGCCAGCGGAGCTTCGCGCCGCAGCGTGCGATTGATCAGAAATCCGAGCCGGGTCATGCGATGGGTTTAGCTCATGCCATCGCCGCTGTCGCGGGCGAAAACGTAGAAAACCAACCCGATCATCAGCGGCGCAAGGAAGAACGCGAACAGCAGCCCATAAGCCACCGCGGGCGTGTGCCCCACCGAGACCGCATCGAACACGGGGCGCGAAGCGAATTGCATCGCGGCCACGCCCATGATCGAGAACATGTTGTGCAGCGTCACGCCCCGGCCCGTCAGATGCGGCGGGTAGAAGGTGCGGCCATGCGCCATGATCACCGGGAAGGACGCGCCGAAGAAGCCGATCGCCGCCAGAAGCACCGTCGCCAGCCACAGCGACTGCCCCGGCAGCACGAAGAGCACCGCCAAGGCCACGGCCAGCACCGCATTTCCATAGAGCGCGACCCGCTTGTGGCTGCCGAAAATCTTGTCCGCCGGACCATAGGCGAAATTGCCCGCAATCATCGCGAGGCCCATCACCAACGTCACCTTGCCGATCAGCTGCGCATCCGCGCCGAAGACATCGGCCAGATAGGAGCCTGCCCAGACGCCGCGGATCCCGGCAGCTGCGGTATAATTGGCGACCGTCAGCGGCAGCAGCACCCAGAAGCCCGGCAGGCGCAGCACGTCGAGCGCGGTGCCGCGGCGGCCTGCAGGCTGCTCCACCCGCTCGGGATCGCGCGCGAGCCACAGGATCAGCGCCGCCACCAGCAACGTCAGCGCCGAGAGCGCCCAAAGCGTCGGACGCCAGCCGAAAGCCTCGATGGAGGCCGCCAGCGGCGCCGCGCCCGCGAGGTTGCCAAGGCTCCCCGCCCCGATCATCGAGGCCGCAAGCGTGCCGAACAGCGCCGGCTTGAAGCTGCGCGCGAAGATGAAATAGCTGCCCACCAGAACCGGCGCGCAGCCCGCCCCGATCAGGATCATCGCGAGGTGGATGCCCATCGGCCCCTGCGCCATCGCGAAGACGGCAGCGCCCCCGCCCCCGCCAAGCGCCATCAGCACGCCCACGGTGCGGCGCGGCCCGATCCGGTCCAGCGCCTCGCCGATCGGGATCTGGATCAGCGCAAACGCCCCGTACCAAAGCCCCAGAGACACGGCGAGATCGCCCGGAGTCACGCCGATTTCCTTGCCCAGAACGGGCGTCAGAACGGCCAGACAGGTGCGGTAGAACTGGCTCAGAAGATAGGCGCCCACAAGCGAGGCGATCGAGATATACATGCGGGGGCTCCTTCGCGCGCACGCTCGCCCAAGGCGCGGGCAATGGCAAGAGCACATGACCCTGTACATTCGCGCGCCCACCCCTTGTCTTGGCCCCGGCACAGGATCAGGATAAGGGGCGCATGACGTGACGAGTGCGAGGGATGCCCGAATGGAACTGACCCGCCTGATGATGCGCCTCTATTTCGACAAGGCGATGCTGGGCCCCGGCAAGGTCCGGCTGCTGGAGGAAATCGCCGAACACGGCTCGATCTCGGCGGCGGGGCGCGCGATGAAGATGAGCTACAAACGTGCGTGGTCGCTGGTCGAAGAGATGAATGCGGGTTTCAAGTCGCCGCTGGTGGATCGCGCGCGCGGCGGCGCAAAGGGCGGCGGCGCGTCGCTGACGCCCGAGGGCGAAGCGGTCCTCGCAGCCTATCGCCGGTTGGAGGAGAAAGCCCGCGAGGCGGGCAGCGAAGAGATTGCTCTGATCGGCGCGATGGTCGCCGACTGAGGTTCCCAAGGTCCTTGCGCCGGATCAATGCGCATCGAACTAAGGTTCGCGCATCATGCTGGCAGTAGCCAGTAACGGACCAAGACCATGTTCGATCTTTCAAAGAAGATTGCCGCGCGCGTTGCACCCCTCGCAGTCGCCGCTGTGCTCGCGGCCTGCATGCCGAGCGGTACCTCGGACGCCCAGACGCTCGCCTCGAAGGTGGAGACCCTGCGCGCCTATGACCTCGCGACGGTGGACGGCAAGGCGCCCGCGCGGGCGATCCGCTTCTATATCGGAGATAATTCGCGCTTCGCCGTCTGCGGGCACTGCCTCTGCGTGACCGGGGTGATGTTTGCCCCCTACCCCGCGCTTGGCATCCGACCGACCTCAGCCTCGCCCACGTTCGCCTGCGAGCAGGAGACGCCGGAGTTCAAGGCCGATGCGGGCCTCGCGCAGCTATTCTTCGACATGAAGCAGGCGCAGGTCGAAGGCGCGGCGGTCACCTTCTCGGGCAGCGGCGATCATGTGATGGTGTTCCAGCGCGGCGGCACCGATCTCACCCCGCCGTAAGCTCTCGCATAGCAAAAAGCGCGGGAGTTACCCCCCGCGCCCGTCATTTTTCACCGATGGCAAACGCTTCAGGCGTCGACCGTCTCGACCTGCTTGGCCTCCGACTTGGTCGGGCCTGCAATCTCGATCCGGCGCGGCTTCAGCGCCTCGGGCACTTCGCGGACGAGATCGAGGTGGAGCATCCCATCCTCATGGGTGGCCCCGGTGACCTTCACATGATCGGCGAGCGCGAAGCGGCGCTCGAAGGCGCGGGTCGCGATGCCACGATGCAGGTAGGTGCGGCCGGAATCGTCCTCGGCCTTGCGACCGGTCACGATCAGCGCGCCGTCTTTCAGTTCGACGCTCAGCTCGTCCGATCCGAAACCTGCGACCGCGATCGAGATGCGATAGGCATTCTCGTCGGTCTTCTCGATATTGTAGGGCGGATAGGTCGGCTGGGCGAGATCGCTGGTCAGCGCACGGTCCATCATGTCAGCCACGCGGTCGAAGCCCACGGTGGCGCGGTAAAGGGGCGAAAGATCAAAGTTTCGCATATCATCATCCTCTCTTGAGCGATGGTTATGAAACCCG
Proteins encoded in this region:
- a CDS encoding MFS transporter — translated: MYISIASLVGAYLLSQFYRTCLAVLTPVLGKEIGVTPGDLAVSLGLWYGAFALIQIPIGEALDRIGPRRTVGVLMALGGGGGAAVFAMAQGPMGIHLAMILIGAGCAPVLVGSYFIFARSFKPALFGTLAASMIGAGSLGNLAGAAPLAASIEAFGWRPTLWALSALTLLVAALILWLARDPERVEQPAGRRGTALDVLRLPGFWVLLPLTVANYTAAAGIRGVWAGSYLADVFGADAQLIGKVTLVMGLAMIAGNFAYGPADKIFGSHKRVALYGNAVLAVALAVLFVLPGQSLWLATVLLAAIGFFGASFPVIMAHGRTFYPPHLTGRGVTLHNMFSIMGVAAMQFASRPVFDAVSVGHTPAVAYGLLFAFFLAPLMIGLVFYVFARDSGDGMS
- a CDS encoding winged helix-turn-helix domain-containing protein; the protein is MELTRLMMRLYFDKAMLGPGKVRLLEEIAEHGSISAAGRAMKMSYKRAWSLVEEMNAGFKSPLVDRARGGAKGGGASLTPEGEAVLAAYRRLEEKAREAGSEEIALIGAMVAD
- a CDS encoding Hsp20 family protein, whose amino-acid sequence is MRNFDLSPLYRATVGFDRVADMMDRALTSDLAQPTYPPYNIEKTDENAYRISIAVAGFGSDELSVELKDGALIVTGRKAEDDSGRTYLHRGIATRAFERRFALADHVKVTGATHEDGMLHLDLVREVPEALKPRRIEIAGPTKSEAKQVETVDA